One genomic window of Desulfovibrio legallii includes the following:
- a CDS encoding cytochrome c biogenesis protein — MPKFSSWPQALALLGGVAFAVCQWLIFAYAPVEATLGLVQKIFYVHLPLAWWALISFFVVFLASVAHLWRRRPGADRLAAAAAEVGVLLSGLALVTGMLWARRSWGVWWTWDPRLTTTLIMWFVYAGYLVLRGLDLPPQRRATVCAVVGVAAFLDVPLVFISARIWRSIHPAVFASEGGGLDPAMRLTAMTCVAAFGLLWAGLVWTRKRQLDLSARLEALTVNRLHG, encoded by the coding sequence ATGCCAAAATTTTCGTCATGGCCCCAGGCGCTGGCCCTGCTGGGGGGCGTGGCCTTTGCGGTCTGCCAGTGGCTCATCTTTGCCTACGCCCCGGTGGAAGCCACCCTGGGCCTGGTGCAGAAAATTTTTTACGTCCACCTGCCCTTGGCCTGGTGGGCGCTGATCAGTTTTTTTGTGGTTTTTCTCGCCTCTGTGGCGCACCTCTGGCGGCGGCGTCCCGGCGCGGACCGGCTGGCCGCCGCCGCGGCCGAGGTGGGCGTACTGCTGAGCGGGCTGGCCCTGGTCACGGGCATGCTCTGGGCGCGACGCTCCTGGGGAGTGTGGTGGACCTGGGATCCGCGCCTGACCACCACCCTGATCATGTGGTTTGTCTACGCCGGGTATCTGGTCCTGCGCGGGCTGGATCTGCCGCCCCAGCGCCGGGCCACGGTCTGCGCCGTGGTGGGCGTGGCGGCCTTTCTGGACGTGCCTCTGGTCTTTATTTCCGCGCGCATCTGGCGCTCCATCCACCCTGCCGTCTTTGCCAGCGAAGGGGGCGGACTGGACCCGGCAATGCGCCTCACGGCCATGACCTGCGTGGCCGCTTTCGGCCTGCTCTGGGCCGGGCTGGTCTGGACCCGCAAACGCCAGCTGGACCTCTCGGCCCGCCTGGAGGCTCTCACCGTCAACCGTCTGCACGGCTGA
- a CDS encoding heme lyase CcmF/NrfE family subunit has product MYVFAFALLLLVLLAALGGGGLALLQLWQGRDDCLRLVEKAHLVISAALTLASALLLHALYWNDFSVQYVAHYTDRILPVFYRLTAFWAGQPGSMLFWALAVGLSGTLFACTRAYHGLSRPTRLWYWGFFYVIMGFFALVLTAWSNPFVLQSPVPPDGNGLNPLLQNPGMIFHPPLLFLGYGGFTVPACLALAQSLSGQARTEGAWFRVARPCILLAWIFLTAGIVLGAWWAYMELGWGGYWAWDPVENASLIPWLIATASLHTLIVEDRRRKFTRVNVAMMALTTVSAFFATYLVRSGVIDSVHAFGDGGVGTPLLCFILAGLAVALWVPLTAPAEGEPLAGLYSREGFLTLVAWVLLALAAIILTATMWPVISKLWSAAPQGLDARFYNRVCLPLGAALLVLMALCPWLGWGGGMRNKKSFWIVLAAAHLSGAGIWLLGYRQSVALLAAAAVVGILVGVGVLLARRDVWRHPPSLGALGAHLGMALAALGIAFSGPYTQDSEMALRQGESGTVGAYTATLLELQEGSRPGYDFIAARLQVSKNGKTVGEVAPERRLYDKFGNMQFSEVDVIPGLGNEVYASLLGLDGQSRVVVKVSVEPLVNWLWIGGTLMCFLPLLGLRRGKGRADGQGSGNAAPDGDAPKDTDAPKDTDAPEDGQTA; this is encoded by the coding sequence ACTGGAACGACTTCAGCGTACAGTATGTGGCCCACTATACGGACCGCATCCTGCCCGTATTTTACCGCCTCACGGCCTTCTGGGCCGGGCAGCCCGGCTCCATGCTGTTCTGGGCCCTGGCCGTGGGTCTGAGCGGCACGCTCTTTGCCTGTACGCGCGCCTACCACGGCCTGAGCCGCCCCACCAGACTCTGGTACTGGGGCTTTTTTTACGTCATCATGGGCTTTTTTGCTCTGGTGCTCACGGCCTGGAGCAACCCTTTTGTGCTGCAAAGCCCGGTCCCGCCCGACGGCAACGGCCTCAACCCCCTGCTCCAGAACCCCGGCATGATCTTTCATCCGCCCCTGCTCTTTCTGGGCTACGGCGGCTTTACCGTGCCCGCCTGTCTGGCCCTGGCCCAGAGTCTTTCCGGCCAGGCCCGCACGGAAGGGGCCTGGTTTCGCGTGGCCCGCCCCTGCATCCTCCTGGCCTGGATCTTCCTCACCGCCGGCATCGTGCTGGGCGCCTGGTGGGCCTATATGGAACTGGGCTGGGGCGGCTACTGGGCCTGGGATCCGGTGGAAAACGCCTCTCTCATCCCCTGGCTCATTGCCACAGCCTCACTGCACACCCTTATTGTGGAGGACCGCCGCCGCAAATTCACACGCGTCAATGTGGCCATGATGGCGTTGACCACCGTGTCCGCCTTTTTCGCCACCTACCTGGTGCGCAGCGGCGTCATCGACTCCGTACACGCCTTTGGCGACGGCGGCGTGGGCACGCCCCTGCTCTGCTTTATCCTGGCCGGACTGGCCGTGGCCCTCTGGGTGCCCCTGACCGCCCCGGCCGAAGGCGAACCCCTGGCCGGCCTGTACAGCCGCGAGGGCTTTCTTACCCTGGTGGCCTGGGTGCTGCTGGCCCTGGCCGCGATCATCCTCACGGCCACCATGTGGCCCGTGATCAGCAAGCTCTGGTCCGCCGCGCCGCAAGGGCTGGACGCCCGCTTTTACAACCGCGTCTGCCTGCCCCTGGGCGCAGCGCTGCTGGTGCTCATGGCCCTCTGCCCCTGGCTGGGCTGGGGCGGCGGCATGCGCAACAAAAAGAGCTTCTGGATTGTGCTGGCGGCCGCCCATCTGAGCGGCGCGGGCATCTGGCTGCTGGGCTACCGGCAGTCCGTGGCGCTGCTGGCCGCGGCTGCGGTGGTGGGCATACTGGTGGGCGTGGGCGTGCTGCTCGCCCGCCGGGACGTATGGCGGCACCCTCCCAGCCTGGGAGCTCTGGGCGCGCACCTGGGCATGGCCCTGGCGGCTCTGGGCATAGCCTTTTCCGGCCCCTACACCCAGGACAGTGAAATGGCCCTGCGCCAGGGCGAATCCGGCACGGTGGGCGCGTACACCGCCACCCTGCTGGAGTTGCAGGAAGGCAGCCGCCCCGGTTATGATTTCATCGCCGCGCGGCTGCAGGTCAGCAAAAACGGCAAGACCGTGGGCGAGGTAGCGCCGGAACGCCGCCTCTACGACAAATTCGGCAACATGCAGTTCTCTGAAGTGGACGTCATCCCCGGCCTGGGCAACGAGGTCTACGCCTCCCTGCTGGGCCTGGACGGCCAGTCCAGGGTGGTGGTCAAGGTCAGTGTGGAGCCCCTGGTCAACTGGCTGTGGATCGGCGGCACGCTCATGTGCTTCCTGCCGCTCCTGGGCCTGCGCCGGGGCAAGGGCCGCGCCGACGGTCAAGGCTCCGGCAACGCGGCCCCCGACGGCGACGCCCCGAAGGACACGGACGCGCCGAAGGACACGGACGCGCCGGAGGACGGCCAGACCGCCTGA
- a CDS encoding glycosyltransferase — protein MSTTTQCNITMPVYNRPAMTLKNILNLRGKTRTSIPYVLTVVDNGSEPELRRRLLDLHREGLIHNLFLLPRNMGISCACNLGWRAVDAPFYIKFDNDMHITAPDWLDRLFRLYARVEPRSTLGPSFSPEEVRRQPHLRCEDGELGICVSNLCGQCLMVPRAVSDILGYWSEDYGLYGAEDGDYGLRMRCAGFPQYYYYAAPLMEHQGTNPRDYDLRLLDKGREHSRLFVEEDGGVGLFSLNGYLYNICARSCRTPLRYRVLDVTRSHEVILGEDPAYAPVARALRLSRELVNKEYARSGNEGVIGDAFVRKIKRLWEDCGQGCSTILQEGRA, from the coding sequence ATGAGCACGACGACACAGTGCAACATCACCATGCCGGTTTACAACCGTCCGGCCATGACCCTGAAAAATATTCTGAACCTGCGCGGCAAAACCCGCACGTCCATCCCTTATGTACTTACGGTGGTGGACAACGGCAGCGAACCGGAACTGCGTCGCAGGCTGCTGGATCTGCACCGCGAAGGGCTTATCCACAATCTGTTTCTGTTGCCGCGCAACATGGGCATTTCCTGCGCCTGCAATCTGGGCTGGCGGGCAGTAGACGCGCCGTTCTACATAAAGTTTGACAACGACATGCACATTACGGCCCCGGATTGGCTGGACCGGCTTTTTCGCCTCTATGCGCGCGTGGAGCCCCGGTCTACCCTGGGACCGTCGTTTTCGCCGGAAGAGGTGCGCAGGCAGCCGCATCTGCGCTGTGAGGACGGGGAGCTGGGCATTTGCGTCAGCAATCTGTGTGGGCAGTGCCTGATGGTGCCGCGGGCCGTTTCGGACATCCTGGGATATTGGAGCGAGGACTACGGCCTTTACGGCGCTGAGGACGGGGACTACGGGCTGCGCATGCGGTGTGCGGGCTTTCCGCAGTACTATTACTATGCCGCGCCGTTGATGGAACACCAGGGCACGAACCCCAGGGACTATGACCTCCGTCTGCTGGACAAGGGGCGTGAACACAGCCGGCTTTTTGTGGAAGAAGATGGGGGGGTGGGGCTGTTCAGCCTGAACGGCTATCTTTATAACATCTGCGCCCGCAGCTGTCGGACGCCCCTGCGCTACCGCGTGCTGGACGTTACCCGCAGCCATGAGGTGATCTTGGGCGAAGACCCGGCATACGCCCCCGTGGCGCGGGCCCTGCGCCTGTCGCGGGAACTTGTGAACAAGGAATACGCCCGTTCCGGCAACGAGGGCGTTATCGGCGACGCATTTGTCAGGAAGATAAAGCGTCTCTGGGAAGACTGCGGCCAGGGCTGCAGCACCATCCTTCAAGAAGGCCGGGCATGA
- a CDS encoding CcmD family protein has product MDTLTWIILANAAVWAGLGAYLAFLAARQRRLALRLTQLELCDHD; this is encoded by the coding sequence ATGGACACCCTGACCTGGATCATCCTGGCCAACGCCGCCGTGTGGGCGGGGCTTGGCGCGTATCTGGCCTTTCTGGCGGCGCGCCAGCGTCGTCTGGCTCTCCGCCTGACCCAACTGGAGCTGTGCGACCATGACTGA
- a CDS encoding ABC transporter ATP-binding protein encodes MLELARVAKIYGVKVVFKNVSCAFAAGSVSLLVGGNGAGKSTLMRVMAGLAQPSAGAVRQDDDLRVGYLGHSTFLYAGLSALENLNFWREAYGLRLSRQDLLACLERVGLAAHAQERAGIFSRGMAQRLNLARVLMQEPDLLLLDEPGTGLDAASLALLRREISTARARGACVVLISHDLAGDAPLADRLLALGEGRLLFDGPPAGFDGFAASNSLAPDALTPGAFTAGPCASGAPTADRPAGGPPCCA; translated from the coding sequence GTGCTGGAACTTGCGCGCGTCGCCAAAATCTACGGCGTCAAGGTTGTTTTCAAAAACGTGAGCTGCGCTTTTGCGGCGGGCAGCGTTTCTCTGCTGGTGGGCGGCAACGGCGCGGGCAAGAGCACGCTCATGCGCGTCATGGCCGGGCTGGCGCAGCCCAGCGCGGGCGCGGTGCGTCAGGACGACGACCTGCGCGTGGGCTATCTGGGACACAGCACTTTTCTCTATGCCGGGCTCAGCGCACTGGAGAACCTGAACTTCTGGCGTGAAGCCTACGGCCTGCGCCTTTCCCGCCAGGATCTGCTGGCCTGCCTGGAGCGGGTGGGCCTGGCGGCCCACGCTCAGGAGCGGGCCGGGATTTTTTCACGCGGCATGGCCCAGCGCCTGAACCTGGCCCGTGTGCTTATGCAGGAGCCGGATCTGCTGCTGCTGGACGAACCGGGCACGGGCCTGGACGCGGCCTCCCTGGCCCTTTTGCGGCGGGAGATCAGTACCGCGCGGGCGCGCGGCGCCTGCGTGGTGCTCATCAGCCACGACCTGGCCGGCGACGCGCCCCTGGCCGACCGCCTGCTGGCCCTGGGAGAAGGCAGACTGCTCTTTGACGGCCCGCCTGCAGGATTCGACGGCTTTGCCGCGTCAAACTCCCTTGCGCCAGACGCCCTTACGCCGGGTGCGTTCACGGCAGGCCCCTGCGCGTCGGGGGCCCCCACCGCCGACCGCCCTGCCGGAGGCCCCCCATGCTGCGCCTGA
- the thiL gene encoding thiamine-phosphate kinase, which yields MHASLSEDGILGLLARHFPATHPSLLLGRGDDCAILRAGRPLCVSSDLFLEDIHFRRAYFTPEDTGYKALAVNVSDIAACGGRPLGFSLCLGLPAWADAAWLDAFFAGMAGLAQERQMVLAGGDLSRCERLHISVTVWGEAVEPGGFLVRGGSMPGDSLFVVGRLGLARTGLQALEAQGRAALDAWPAACAAHLRPWPQVDAGLMLARAGYNARPPALMDLSDGLLRDLPRLLGLTGEQSVTCTDRCACLGAEIVLARGQLHPEVVRYAAQTGRNPVHEALNGGEDYALLGSCAPDMLPALHAAIPGLTSIGVVTSGGRILCNNEPVEALGQGFDHFAAAGSGA from the coding sequence ATGCACGCCTCCCTTTCCGAAGACGGCATTCTGGGCCTGCTGGCCCGCCACTTTCCCGCCACCCATCCTTCCCTGCTGCTGGGGCGCGGCGATGACTGCGCCATCCTGCGGGCGGGGCGCCCCTTGTGTGTGAGCAGCGATCTGTTTCTGGAGGACATCCACTTCCGCCGTGCTTATTTTACGCCGGAGGACACAGGCTACAAGGCCCTGGCCGTCAACGTGAGCGACATAGCCGCCTGCGGCGGCCGACCTTTGGGCTTCAGCCTGTGTCTGGGGCTGCCCGCCTGGGCGGACGCGGCCTGGCTGGACGCGTTTTTTGCGGGCATGGCCGGGCTGGCCCAGGAACGGCAGATGGTGCTGGCCGGTGGCGACCTTTCCCGCTGCGAACGGCTGCACATTTCCGTCACGGTCTGGGGCGAGGCCGTGGAGCCGGGCGGCTTTCTGGTGCGCGGGGGCAGCATGCCGGGGGACAGCCTGTTTGTGGTGGGCCGCCTGGGGCTGGCCCGCACGGGCCTGCAGGCCCTGGAGGCTCAGGGCCGCGCCGCTCTCGACGCCTGGCCAGCCGCCTGCGCTGCCCATCTGCGCCCCTGGCCGCAGGTGGACGCGGGGCTCATGCTGGCGCGGGCGGGTTATAACGCCCGGCCTCCGGCCCTTATGGACCTTTCTGACGGCTTGCTGCGCGATCTGCCGCGTCTGCTGGGGCTCACGGGCGAGCAGAGCGTTACCTGCACAGACCGCTGCGCCTGCCTGGGGGCGGAAATCGTTTTGGCCCGGGGCCAGCTCCATCCGGAGGTGGTGCGCTACGCCGCACAAACGGGCAGAAATCCCGTGCACGAGGCCCTGAACGGCGGCGAGGACTATGCCCTGCTGGGCTCCTGCGCGCCGGATATGCTCCCGGCCCTGCACGCGGCCATCCCCGGCCTGACCAGCATTGGCGTGGTCACCTCCGGGGGGCGCATTCTCTGTAATAACGAACCGGTAGAGGCTCTGGGGCAGGGGTTTGACCATTTTGCCGCCGCAGGCTCTGGGGCCTGA
- a CDS encoding multidrug effflux MFS transporter: MRFTEDELVVGAGARLSRRRRLYLAVLLGMLAAFGPLCTDTYLPSLPAMGADLSLSTAATQLTITACLLGMALGQLFVGPLSDGTGRRGPLLCALVFFTLASACCVAARSGHGFIALRFAQGLGGAGGIVLSRAVACDLFRGPELTSFMSLLMAVNSVAPIAGPVLGGALAGLGGWPWVFIFLTGMGVALLLFCAFGLPETLPPKLRRQGGTRASLQATAALCRDPAFMCYVGMQGFTMGGFFGYVAASPFVFQGMYGISPTGYSLIFGGNALSVTIMALITGRLARSRGEMRLLNVGNWLRLVACLAVLAVTLLRPASPLPIMASLYAMLVLQGMTMPCAFTLAIEAQRVGAGTASGLLGVAMFLAGAASSPLVGLGGPDTAVPLGLICAASGLLALLTGLAGNRLLARRRAQETPAQEQSALRPH; this comes from the coding sequence ATGCGCTTTACGGAAGACGAACTGGTAGTGGGGGCGGGGGCCCGGCTCTCCCGCCGGCGGCGGCTGTACCTGGCGGTGCTGCTGGGCATGTTAGCGGCCTTCGGCCCCCTCTGCACCGATACCTATTTGCCCAGCCTGCCCGCCATGGGGGCGGACCTTTCCCTTTCTACGGCAGCCACCCAGCTCACCATCACGGCTTGTCTGCTGGGCATGGCCCTGGGCCAGCTCTTTGTGGGGCCCCTTTCCGACGGCACAGGCCGGCGCGGCCCCCTGCTCTGCGCCCTGGTTTTCTTTACCCTGGCCTCGGCCTGCTGTGTGGCGGCCCGGTCGGGGCACGGCTTCATTGCCCTGCGCTTTGCCCAGGGCCTGGGCGGAGCCGGCGGCATTGTGCTTTCCCGCGCCGTGGCCTGCGACCTGTTTCGCGGACCAGAGCTCACCAGCTTCATGAGCCTGCTCATGGCCGTCAACAGCGTGGCCCCCATTGCCGGGCCCGTGCTGGGCGGCGCGCTGGCCGGGCTGGGCGGTTGGCCCTGGGTGTTCATCTTTCTGACCGGCATGGGCGTGGCGCTGCTGCTCTTCTGCGCTTTCGGCCTGCCCGAAACCCTGCCCCCCAAGTTGCGCCGTCAGGGCGGCACCCGCGCCAGCCTGCAGGCCACCGCCGCTCTCTGCCGCGACCCGGCCTTCATGTGCTATGTGGGCATGCAGGGCTTTACCATGGGCGGCTTCTTCGGCTATGTGGCCGCCTCGCCCTTTGTTTTTCAGGGCATGTACGGCATCTCGCCCACGGGCTACAGCCTTATTTTCGGCGGCAACGCTCTGAGCGTCACCATCATGGCCCTGATCACGGGGCGGCTGGCGCGCAGCCGGGGCGAAATGCGCCTGCTCAACGTGGGCAACTGGCTGCGTCTGGTGGCCTGCCTGGCGGTCCTGGCCGTAACCCTGCTGCGGCCCGCCTCGCCTTTGCCCATCATGGCCAGCCTCTACGCCATGCTGGTGCTGCAGGGCATGACCATGCCTTGCGCCTTTACCCTGGCCATTGAGGCCCAGCGCGTGGGTGCGGGCACGGCTTCGGGGCTGCTGGGCGTGGCCATGTTTCTGGCCGGAGCCGCCTCTTCCCCCCTGGTGGGGCTGGGCGGCCCGGACACCGCTGTGCCCCTGGGCCTGATCTGCGCCGCCAGCGGCCTGCTGGCCCTGCTCACGGGTCTTGCGGGCAACCGTCTGCTGGCGCGTCGCCGGGCGCAGGAAACGCCTGCACAGGAACAATCCGCGCTGCGCCCGCATTGA
- a CDS encoding heme exporter protein CcmB, which produces MLRLTLAVCRKDLTLVLARGSGLVQALLLGLLLLFVFSLSQGVGERMTPQGAAAVFWLSSAFCQVLVFNQLYALEEASNARLGLLLCPAPVQAVWLGKGCAGLVLLVLAQLVFLPAAVVFLGQEVSGALLPALAALVLTDLGMCALGSLLGALAQGQAARESLLSIVLFPLLTPLLLAGISVGAQTLGAPAPDGPGLWLGLAAAFDAVFLGAGLLLFGFIYAGED; this is translated from the coding sequence ATGCTGCGCCTGACCCTGGCCGTCTGCCGCAAGGATCTGACCCTGGTGCTGGCCAGGGGCAGCGGCCTGGTGCAGGCGCTGCTGCTGGGGCTTTTGCTGCTCTTCGTGTTCAGCCTCTCGCAGGGCGTGGGCGAACGCATGACGCCCCAGGGCGCGGCCGCCGTGTTCTGGCTCAGTTCGGCCTTCTGTCAGGTACTGGTCTTCAACCAGCTTTACGCCCTGGAGGAGGCCAGCAACGCCCGCCTGGGCCTGCTGCTCTGCCCCGCGCCCGTGCAGGCCGTATGGCTGGGCAAGGGCTGCGCGGGCCTGGTGCTGCTGGTCCTGGCGCAACTGGTCTTTCTGCCCGCCGCAGTGGTTTTTCTGGGGCAGGAAGTGAGCGGCGCGCTGCTCCCCGCTCTGGCCGCCCTGGTCCTGACAGATCTGGGCATGTGCGCTCTGGGCTCCTTGCTGGGGGCCCTGGCCCAGGGCCAGGCCGCACGCGAATCGCTGCTCAGCATTGTGCTTTTCCCGCTGCTGACGCCGCTTCTGCTGGCAGGCATCAGCGTGGGGGCGCAGACCCTGGGCGCGCCCGCCCCGGACGGTCCCGGCCTCTGGTTGGGCTTGGCCGCCGCTTTTGACGCCGTTTTTCTGGGGGCGGGACTTTTGCTGTTCGGCTTTATCTACGCGGGGGAGGACTGA
- a CDS encoding class II aldolase/adducin family protein, with the protein MSAAVNPVRLPDYAVEQLRAVCRDAWLLGLLCGCNGNVSLLLPAAAVASSPTEAAPVLCGAKTPEGKEPGAKISDADEAAASGAAPRPVAAPVGRICITRSGAAKGRLTAADCCLMDAGTGGVLLGGPPSSESAMHLAVYAARPRCRAIVHVHPRHLLALSLRCPPEAMLRLPLFEADVWRARLGFAPALPPGGAELAQAVGRAAAERPAVWMAGHGLCCAGEDLTGALALAEELEHLAAMQLLTLDK; encoded by the coding sequence ATGAGCGCCGCCGTAAACCCTGTCCGTCTGCCGGACTACGCCGTGGAGCAGCTGCGCGCGGTCTGCCGGGACGCCTGGCTGCTGGGCCTGCTCTGCGGCTGCAACGGCAATGTGAGCCTGCTTTTGCCCGCTGCGGCGGTCGCATCCTCGCCGACGGAAGCGGCCCCGGTCCTGTGCGGAGCAAAAACGCCCGAAGGAAAAGAGCCCGGAGCAAAAATATCCGATGCAGATGAAGCCGCCGCAAGCGGGGCGGCCCCCAGGCCTGTTGCCGCGCCGGTCGGGCGCATCTGCATCACCCGGTCGGGCGCGGCCAAGGGGCGGCTCACGGCGGCGGACTGCTGCCTTATGGACGCGGGCACAGGGGGTGTGCTGCTGGGCGGCCCGCCTTCCAGCGAGAGCGCCATGCACCTGGCTGTGTACGCGGCCAGGCCGCGCTGCAGAGCTATTGTGCACGTCCACCCGCGCCATCTGTTGGCCCTGAGCCTGCGTTGCCCGCCAGAGGCCATGTTGCGGTTGCCCCTGTTTGAGGCCGATGTCTGGCGCGCCAGGCTGGGCTTTGCCCCGGCCTTGCCGCCGGGCGGCGCGGAACTGGCCCAGGCCGTGGGCAGGGCCGCCGCCGAGCGTCCGGCCGTGTGGATGGCCGGGCACGGCCTGTGCTGCGCCGGGGAAGACCTGACCGGGGCCCTGGCCCTGGCCGAAGAACTGGAGCACCTTGCGGCCATGCAGCTGCTTACTTTGGACAAATAA
- a CDS encoding ATP-dependent helicase produces MIDYAQALNEAQYAAATSGDGPTLVVAGAGSGKTRTIVYRLAWLAERGVSPESMLLLTFTRKAAREMLHRAGLLLGQGLAGVQGGTFHAFAYGVLRRWRPSWLGDRPFTVMDAADITAAVKQCKEALRLGKGDRSFPKTQSIVGLLSKARNKEQPLDEVLRREAFHLLPHAESLALLDTAYTAYRREKGLLDYDDLLFELEALLRENALAAAALRERYGHILVDEYQDTNLVQARLVRLLAGESGNVMAVGDEAQSIYAFRGANVRNILDFPKLFPGARVIRLEENYRSTKPVLDVANSLLAHAAESFRKKLFTRRQGGAPVRLITPLSDLSQARLVVRRIEELLQEHLPHEIAVLFRAGFHSYQLELALNQAGVAFRKYGGLRYTEAAHVKDVMAYVRLLLNPLDLPAFARMAAQHRGIGPKTVEKLYTATARGDAKNVEKAFARFPALLEDMRFVDSLRAAPQTPAATLNAVLEHYRPRLETLYPEDWPRRQQGLEEIVQMASAYTELDLFVADLALESPEEEGDDGEGRVTLSTVHSAKGLEWNAVLIIDLVEDRFPSRHALARPEDFEEERRLMYVACTRARQSLDLYVPAALYSRAERGNQHASPSPFVRELAPGLVEEWVEGFGGVLRRREAGGAGFGRKASGEGLLAPAAALGLRNHGAEPPAAAWDDCQLPPEERAPAPAATSVEPAAAPEASGTASAAAGALCYCRHRIFGRGKIVKELPPDKVQVNFPGFGLKVILREYLLLEG; encoded by the coding sequence ATGATTGATTACGCACAAGCCCTCAATGAGGCGCAGTACGCGGCGGCCACCAGCGGCGACGGCCCCACCCTGGTGGTGGCGGGCGCGGGCAGCGGCAAGACCCGCACCATCGTGTACCGTCTGGCCTGGCTGGCGGAGCGGGGCGTATCGCCGGAGAGCATGTTGCTGCTTACCTTTACGCGCAAGGCCGCACGGGAAATGCTGCACCGGGCCGGGCTGCTGCTGGGGCAGGGGCTGGCCGGGGTGCAGGGCGGCACGTTCCACGCCTTTGCCTACGGGGTTTTGCGCCGCTGGCGGCCGTCCTGGCTGGGCGACCGGCCTTTTACGGTCATGGACGCGGCGGACATCACCGCGGCCGTAAAGCAGTGCAAGGAGGCCCTGCGGCTGGGCAAGGGGGATCGCTCCTTCCCCAAAACGCAGAGTATTGTGGGGCTGCTGAGCAAGGCCAGGAACAAGGAACAACCCCTGGACGAAGTGCTGCGGCGTGAGGCCTTTCATCTGCTGCCGCACGCGGAATCCCTGGCGCTGCTGGACACGGCCTATACGGCCTACAGGCGGGAAAAGGGGCTGCTGGATTACGACGACCTGCTTTTTGAGCTGGAAGCCCTGCTGCGGGAGAACGCCCTGGCCGCCGCGGCCCTGCGCGAGCGTTACGGGCATATCCTGGTGGACGAGTATCAGGATACCAACCTGGTGCAGGCCCGTCTGGTGCGGTTGCTGGCCGGGGAGAGCGGCAACGTCATGGCCGTGGGTGACGAGGCCCAGTCCATTTACGCCTTTCGCGGCGCCAATGTGCGTAATATTTTGGATTTTCCCAAGCTGTTCCCAGGGGCGCGGGTCATCCGCCTGGAAGAGAATTACCGCTCCACCAAGCCCGTGCTGGACGTGGCCAACAGCTTGCTGGCCCACGCGGCGGAATCCTTCCGCAAAAAGCTGTTTACGCGCAGACAGGGCGGCGCGCCCGTGCGCCTGATCACGCCCCTGAGCGACCTGAGCCAGGCCCGGCTGGTGGTGCGGCGCATTGAAGAATTGCTGCAGGAGCATCTGCCCCACGAGATTGCCGTGCTGTTCCGGGCGGGCTTCCATTCGTATCAGCTGGAGCTGGCCTTGAACCAGGCCGGGGTGGCCTTTCGCAAGTACGGGGGGCTGCGCTACACTGAAGCCGCGCACGTCAAGGACGTCATGGCCTATGTGCGTCTGCTGCTCAACCCTCTGGACCTGCCCGCCTTTGCCAGGATGGCGGCCCAGCACCGCGGCATCGGCCCCAAGACCGTGGAAAAGCTCTATACGGCAACGGCCCGCGGCGACGCCAAGAATGTGGAAAAAGCCTTTGCCCGCTTTCCCGCCCTGCTGGAGGACATGCGCTTTGTGGACAGCCTGCGCGCCGCGCCCCAGACCCCGGCGGCCACGCTGAACGCCGTGCTGGAGCACTACCGGCCCCGGCTGGAGACCCTGTACCCCGAAGACTGGCCCCGGCGGCAACAAGGCCTGGAAGAAATTGTGCAGATGGCCTCAGCCTATACGGAGCTGGACCTCTTTGTGGCGGATCTGGCCCTGGAATCGCCGGAAGAGGAGGGCGACGACGGCGAGGGGCGGGTGACCCTTTCCACCGTGCATTCGGCCAAGGGGCTGGAGTGGAATGCCGTGCTCATTATTGATTTGGTGGAGGACCGCTTCCCCTCCCGGCATGCCCTGGCCCGGCCCGAAGATTTTGAGGAAGAACGCCGCCTGATGTACGTGGCCTGCACCCGCGCCCGTCAGAGTCTGGACCTCTACGTGCCCGCCGCCCTGTACAGCCGGGCCGAGCGGGGCAACCAGCACGCCAGCCCCAGCCCTTTTGTGCGTGAGCTGGCCCCCGGTCTGGTGGAGGAATGGGTAGAGGGCTTTGGCGGCGTACTGCGCCGCCGTGAGGCCGGCGGTGCGGGTTTTGGGCGCAAGGCCTCCGGCGAGGGGCTGTTGGCTCCGGCCGCGGCCTTGGGCCTGCGCAATCACGGGGCCGAACCTCCGGCCGCCGCCTGGGACGACTGCCAGCTGCCGCCGGAAGAGCGCGCGCCCGCGCCTGCGGCAACGTCCGTGGAGCCTGCCGCCGCGCCGGAGGCTTCGGGGACAGCTTCTGCGGCCGCAGGCGCGCTCTGCTACTGCCGCCACCGCATTTTCGGGCGCGGCAAGATCGTGAAGGAACTGCCGCCGGACAAGGTGCAGGTTAATTTTCCCGGTTTCGGTCTCAAGGTTATTTTGCGCGAATATCTGCTGCTGGAGGGTTGA